From the genome of Hemiscyllium ocellatum isolate sHemOce1 chromosome 6, sHemOce1.pat.X.cur, whole genome shotgun sequence:
TGAGGACGCCTTTCACATACCCACCGACATAATCCCCGGTCCAGCTCTGGAAACGCAAACCTTTTGCAACAATCTAGTCTCGTTCCACTCGCGTGGCGTCACTCTAGTTAAATTATTGAAAATCACAATTTGGAAAGCACATTTAATAAAACTGTCACAATAAGTATCCTATATCATATTCGATATCTCAAAATGTGATTGGGATTCAGAGATCTGCTAACAATCCTACGATAACCCACTGCTAAAATACATCTTGTACTTTTCTAGAAAGTTCAGTGATTTTTTTGTGACAACTCCATCTTTCTGCACCCCTGCTAAATGATGTCTTACAACACTCGGATCATATTGTTGCTGTTATTGTATAAAAGCAATCTGCTTTTAAGAATGGCTGGGATTCGTGCTCCCCAATTAATTCAATGGAAAAAAAACTAACCCAGTactgttgaaacaaaaacaaagacagTTCTTTCAGAAGAGTTGTTGCTTTCggtgtaactttttttttggaaatatttAACCAatgaatggtttgtgtgtggggcAGCGCTTTTCTATTATGAAGGGAGCGTGCAAAAGGCACATTAAAAAGAACCAAAGTTGTGGGCTCGATTACATAAATTCAAACGACAAGACTCCTTACATCGCCATGGGCACAAACAAAGCTCCCGAGATCCCGAGGCATTTCGACCCGCTGAATTGAACTAAATggacaggggggggggggggggtacaaaCACTATCACGCGACCTGTTTCCTGATTCTTTAGCTCTTTAAAGCAGATGGTCTCATTCCCTCGAGTCGAACAATCCAAACCGCCTACTGGTGTTTTGTGTATCCATGAAAAAAAAACGGAGCCAAGTGTTAGCGTTCACGAAAGGTGGGAAATAAAGTCCCGAGATAGGCGTAACAGGCCTATCTGTGGGGTGGATCGCTAAATGTATTTTAATATCCAGCGCGATTGTATTCAATTCAGCACACATCATCGTTTAGTCAAAGAGTTAGGGCAGTTGATTGTGTCCGCCTAGAAACACAGAATGGATCCATGTGGCGATTGCTCATTATATTAAACTTAGCGCGGGACCTCTGTGGAAATTGTCGAATATCCTTTTTAGTtccctgcattgaaataaaacagACACTGATGCCTCAAATGGGGTGCCCTGCCAAGCTATTATAAACGTATCGCTAACGAGACTTTCATAAGCGATTGAACTAATCTGAGCATTGAAACCCCGGTAAATCTGCTAATGCTTAAACAAAATCCTATTAGAAACGGCTGTTCTTCACCTGCCACTATTTTCTATTCAGGCTGCTTTGCGCGAAAGAGATCAGCGGGAGAAgtgaccaaaaaaaaacacaaagaagtATTGGAgtaaaatgcagcatttatcacGAACTAAATTGGTACATGCAAATCCAACCAAATGCAGCTAAAGTTCGGCATGGGCCAAGTTTGTAAACAGAAATAGTTTCAGTTTCAGCCACACTCTGCCATCACCATCCTTGGGGAATATGCCCAGTCCTATCCCAGACCATTGTCACTCAgtaagtacagcacagaaacagaccctttggtccaactcatccatgctgaccagatatcctaaactgatctagtcccatttgccagcatttggctgatatccctctgaatccttcctattcaggtacccatTCCAACTCCTATTaatcaatgtactgaccaatgaaggcaaatgtgccaactgtctttttcaccaccctgtctacctgtgactccattttctagGAACTATGTACCTCCATAGGTCTCTTTTCTTCAACACACACAGCACcctaccattaggtgtataagtcctggtctggtttgccttgccaaaatgcaacagctcacatttacctACTCCTTgaccaattggcccatctgatcaagatcccattgtactccaagATAACCTTGTTCCCTGGgtaccacaccaccaattttggtgtaatctgcaaacttactaaccataccgcCTACCTGTAcactcaaatccaaatcatttatataaatgacaaaaagcagtggagccAATGGGATAGAATCAGGGGAGTTTAATCTTCAGAGGTATTACACATCCACTTTGGACTCCATGAAATCTCATGGATCAGGTCAAACACGGgcatggaaacctcctgctgattatctaGACCATTCTctttcagctgatgaatcagcagCACTTGGGAGAGTCCACTGAGGATAGCAAGTGCACAGAATGTAGGCTGAGAATGGGAGTTCAAATTCATCAGCACACATGGTTCAGCAGCACAATGACTAATCAATTACACTGGGCCTCTGGTAGGTAGCAACAACTGCACAGATCTTTTGGAAACAAGCTCTACCTTTATACTGAAAATTCTGGGCATTGTGATATGTGGCACGACAACTGTGCTTAATGGGAAAAATTCAGCACAGGGATAAGAACCCATAGTTGGGCATCCATTAAATACTATGGCTCATTAGCAACAAACTTGTATTCCACCACAATCTGTATCTCTATGGCACAGCATACACTGTATTCTATCACTAAGACCAAACCAGGGGACTGGCCTCTAGTtcaatgagaggtcagggagaGGATTCCAGTTgaagcaccaggcatacctagaAAAAAATGAGTTGGGAATCTGGTGAAGCTCCAACATAGAGCACTGCATATCATAAAAGTGTTGGAACCCAACAATAACCCATCCAAAGTGCTGAAGACTTATGTTTCAGAATGAGATAAACCTTTAACTAATACATCTAAAACACAGACAAGGTGAAAAAAACccaataaaaacaaattcaatcCAGTAAATTTACTATCACATCTAATTATCATCTACAGCAAAGTGTTAGAAGATATTATGTACAGTACTACCAAATGACCTTACCAATAAACGGCTCAGCAAGGGAAGCAAGCACAAGGAAATAGCACCTCTTCAAAGTTCCTCTCAAAGTTACccatcaccctgacttggaagttATGTTACTgctgcttccatcaccactgaAACATCCTTTCTAACAGCACCATGTGtgtacccacaccacacagaatgcagcaattcaagaaagcattTCACCGCCACTGTTACCAATAAGCTGCCTGGATGTGGGCGAGTACAGCAACCAGGGATATGCTATGAAGGAAACAAggcataagtgaggactgcagatgctggagatcagagtctagattagagtggtgttggaaaagcacagcaggtcaggcagcatccgaggagcaggaaaatcgacatttcaagcagaagctcttcatcaggaaagaaggAAACAATCAGAGTTCATGTAGGACAAAAAAGGTTCAGACTGTGAAGAGTAGTTAGAGGGACATTATTCACCCCATCTCCTCAGTAGCAATGATAAAAGTGTTATAATTGTATCCCTGCTATATTGTACAATTAATGTACATTATGCTTTCTGGTAATTTCAACATCctttgaatgaacaaaaaaatgtGACATATATTAGTGGACACTGTTTAGCTAGAATAACAGCAGCTACTTGCATACACCCAGCATTTAATATCCCAAGGTGCTGAATAAACTAATGACAAAGTAGGTTAGTaaataaaatttgacacaaaggaaatatttggatgggtaaGCAAAACTCTAGTTTAAAAAGTTATGTTTTCAAGAGTGGCTTAAAATATAAGAGAGCTAGAGAGGTTTAGAATGGTAATTTTAAAGTTTATAGCTGAGGTGGCAGAATCCCTGGCCACCAACATGGAACAATGAATTGGAGTAGAGAGATCTCAAGAGTTGCAAGGCCAAAAGAGGCCAGAGAACTACAGAGGGAAGAAATTACTGAAGGTTTTGAAAGCATTGATGAAAATCAAAACAGAAGCTTTGTTGAATGGGGAGTCAATACAGGTCAACAAATTAATATAGTTCAGGCTGGTGAGTGAAAGGGACTTATTAGAAGTTAGAATACTACCATTGTGGATGAATGCTCATTTATATAGAATGTAAGGTGAAAGacacattaaaatattcaaattttgAAGCTCAGTGTTAACAAAAATATCATGAGGATTTCAACAGCAAACGAACGGATGGGGACAGctgatgttacagaggtagaagTAGGGAGTCTTGTTGGTGGCAAAAATATTTTCTAGAATTCCACTTCAGATCAATGTGAAAGCTTTCAATGACTTGGCTCAGCTTCAGACAGTAAGAGTTGGtggttttcagagaggttgtagaGAGGACTAAAAACAATAGCTTTGATCTTCCCAACATGGAGAAAATTTCTACTCATCCTAGATATTCAGGGAATCAATATATGGGACTATAAGGTGAGAAAGTAAATCAAAGTAGAGGAATACCCATGATCTGAGTGAATAGCACAGGAGACTCCAACAGCTGAATGTTCTCCTGCTCATATTCTTTACTGTTCTATCAGACAAGCACAATAACAAAaatagggtgatggtgatggggagggggctgTCCATTCAGTTCCCAAAATGTATACAAACTTTTTTTTCCTGTATGAGTTAAAAGTGTCTTTATTCTTTGCAACTGCATGGTAGCTCTGGGATCTAGATATGGATATTTTTCTcatcttttgcttttcttttatttctgcttttcatATAAAATTCTGGCTTTGCAACCAAGATTGCACTGgaaaatggtgactttgtacacatTTCACTGTTCTCATGTATTCctatacttgagtacatgtgagaataaaatctaattttaatttcaatatggtgcttgattttcttttcacttAAAGTGTACAAAACAGATTGAAAACTTTTTATATGTACTAATAGGTTTTTATAAATAAAGTTTTTTATGCAAGGTGCAAATAACAAATATGGTTAACATGTGAAATTGCAGTTGTGTACATTAGTACAAATGTCTTATAACCTTAACTTGAAAATAGACATATAGTTATATATACGGGTGGTACAGTGgtcagctctgctgcctcacagcgctaacggtcccaggttcaattcctgcctcaggcgactctctgtgtggagtttacacgttctccccgtgtctgcgtggatttgctccccacaatccaaaaatatgcaggttaggtgaactggccgtgctaaattgcccgtagtgttgggtaaaggtACTACCTTTAAGGTATGAGaatgggttgtgggtcggtgtggacttgttgggccgaacggcctgtttctaatctaatcagatgaGTGCTTGTGGATTACAGTTGTATTTTGTGATAACTGTTAAAGTCGTTAGTGTATAGTGCTGTTTACAGCTTTAGTATGTGAAACAAAGACTTAATACAATAGTAAAAATAATTCACAGCATTAATCTGTAAAACTCTAATAAGATTGTTCTATCACTCTGTTAGATTACACCTAATCTATATTTTATCTGCATCTACTCACTTTGATCGTGAAACTTAAAGCCGCCAACTATCAAAAGTCTGACAATTTGCATATCAAAACTGAACTCACCCATTTTCAGTTTTTGGGGGTAAAAAATGTTTCCATGTttgtataactctgactctacACTTGAAGTGAACTATTTCTTGCCAATccccttggatgctgactgacctgctgtgcttttccagtaccacagcatctcctcctcaccttctcctttGCTCTAATTATGCCCTCTTGTGTTAGACTTCCTCCAGAAGAGCAAATAGGTTCTATCCATCTTACCAAACCCTTTAATCTTGAACACATCCATTAGGTCAAAGTCTAATCCTCTATATTCAAAGGAATACCAGCACAATCTATGTCAACTGTCATGGtacggaggtgccagtgttagactggggaggacaaagtcaaaagtcacatgacacaggtttatttgaaattgcaagctgtGTTCTTTCAGAGCCCTGTTCCTTCTTTAGGCAGCTATTTGTGCCGTGTGATTTTTGACGATGTCAACAGTCCTCATTGTGTAACAGTTTCAACTACAGTATATTTCTGATGAATCGACAATACATATTTTCTATGGGCAATACATCATTCCCAAGGTCTTGTTGCCAAAACTAAATGGCTCAAAGGATAGAAGCAGAGCATTAATGAGCTGTGGCATAACTTGCTCCCTTTTGCAATTCACTTACCTTAAGATAAAAATAAACATTCCACTGgattttgaattatttttatgCCTGTCTGCTAATTTTAATTGGGCCCAAAGTCTACCTACTCTTCCACAGATCTTGACTGTTCATCATTTAGaaaattactacagatgctggaaatctgaaataaacactaagtcacaccagactcaaaatgttaactctcatttctctctccacagatgttgccagaactgctgagtttctccggattagtggtgctggaaaagcacagcagttcaggcagcatccaaggagcagtaaaatcgacttttcgggcaaaagtccttcatcagtttCTCCATCATTCGCAAGACTATTTGTTGCTTTACCTGCTTACAAAGTAAATCATCATATATTATCACATCCAGAATTAATTCTGCTCTTCAAGATCTGTAATATTTCAAccaattttttttcttgtgtCACTGGACAAGCACACCATGCAAACATGGGTCTGAATCTATAGAATCACTTCTCTGTTCCCCTATCAAAAATTCTACCATAACTGAACTTCCACTCTCCTGTGTGCTCTCCTGAGCTGCCCGCTTTCCCAGGCTGTAATGCTCTAAACTGTAGCATCCCAATATATCATCCTATCAGCACTGGCAGACAGTTTGAGAGTATTGCACTTCTTGGAAATTCCTGCGCTTCATTCCTAATATGCCAGATAACCACGCCTTTGATTTGTTCCAAACTCATTATTAATAGAGTAAAGCAGAAATGATGCAAGTTTCACCAGGATGAGCAGTTCAAATTCATAGCACGAGCAGACCATAAGCTAACTATCCAAATTAAAGTACCGTGCACGCTTAAAAACCTTGACATGACAAGTAAATCTCTCTATATTAAAAATACACCCACTTCCAGGGTAGTAACTGAAATCATTTAGCATTGTCTCCTTTTCTCAAATGTACCCTACTTTTCTAAATAGTGATGGCATTTTCAAATTATTGAGCATTACAAAGAAcgtactttatttctttatttacaatatttattgGACATTCATACAAATACCCAATCTGACACCGTGCCCTTAAAAAATTGACTCGGCCTGTCATATATCTTATACAGCTTTTACATCTTATATAGTCATATTGGTTTCCACAGTTTAACATACAGAACACAAACAGCCAAGTAGTTAAAAAAAGTAAACCACACACAACAGTGGTTTTTAAGCATGCACTAGAATTGATGTACTGTATTGGATATCTTCAGCCTCCTCAGTGAGAAAGACTGTCCCCATCTCCTGAAATACGATTGGCTGTGCATTGTTAACATTTCCAGAGGACTTGTCAATAAAATAGCGCTGGGCCCTCTCAGTCTGCACACTTGGAGATTGATTCTCAAAGTCTGAAGTTCGCTTGATACTTTGAGGCGCGCAACTTGAGTGTTTCAAGTGCACGCACGACATTAAAGACATTCTCTGACTGTCACTTTGAGTTGGGGCGTAAGAAAAGCAAGTGAACAAAGTAACAGAGAATATGAGCGGTGGGAGCGGTAGAGTCAGGGTTGCTGTGCCGGTGTGCAGTCCCTCCAGGGAGCCCCGCTGCCTGCTCCTTCTCCTCCTTCTCGCCCCGATCCTGAGCGAGTGTAAGACGGTCAGATATTCCACGTACGAGGAGCAAGAGGCCGGCACGGTGATCGGGAACCTGGCCGCCGACCTGCAGCTGGAGGCGGCCGGCGGGGCTGAGAGCGGCTTCCGCCTGATGCCCGAGTGTAACGGCTCGGTGCCGCTgacggtcagggtgacggtgagggagagGGACGGTGAGCTGACGGTGGCGAGCCGCATTGACCGGGAGCAGCTTTGCGGTCAGCAGGAACCGTGCCTGCTGCTGCTGGATGTGGTCAGCTTCTCCCGGGACAGGTTCCTGCTGATCCACGTGGAGATCCAAGTGCTGGACATTAATGACCATTGGCCCGAGTTCCCCCACAGCCACATCGAGCTGGAAATCTCCGAGAGCTCGGCCCCGGGCACACGGCTCCCTCTGCCCGCCGCTCGGGACGCCGACACCGGCTCGCACTCGGTGCGGGGCTACGAGCTCTCGGTGAACGGTCACCTGGAGCTGGAGCTGCCGCCCGGGGCCGGGCCCGGGGCCGGGGAGCAGCCGCTCCCGCTGCTGGTCCTGGTGAAGCCCCTGGACCGGGAGACCCAGGACGAGCTGAAGCTGCAGCTCCGAGCCCGGGACGGGGGCGAGCCGCCTCGGAGCGGGGACGCGCGGCTCACCGTGCGCGTCCTCGACGACAACGACAACGCTCCGGCCTTCGAGAGCGGCTCCTTGGAGCTGGAGCTGCCGGAGGACACGGCCCCGGGCTCGGTGCTGCTACAACTCGAGGCCCGGGACCCGGACCAAGGCGCGAACGGCGAGCTCCGGTACAGCTTCAGCCCGAGGCTCGAGGCCGCGGCTCGCCGCCTCTTCCGCCTGGAGCCGCGCTCCGGCCGCCTCAGCCTGCACGCGCCGCTCGACCACGAGGCGCGCGACCGCTTCGAGCTGGAGGTGGAGGCGCGCGACCTGGGCGCCCGGCCGCGCGCCTCGAGCTGCCGGGTGACGGTGCGCGTGCTGGACGTCAACGACAACGCGCCGGAGATCCGCGTGAGCGCGCTGTGGCCGGGGCTGGCGGGCACGAGCACGGGCACGGGCACGAGCGAGGCGGCGGCGGCCTCGGGCCTGGCGTCCATCACCGAGGCGGCGGAGCCGGGCAGCTTCGTGGCGCTGGTGAGTGTGTGGGACCGGGACTCCGGAGCTAACGGCCGCCTCTCGGTGTCACTGCTCGGGCCCCGGCAGCTCGAGCTGAGAGCGGCCTACGGCAACAACCACCACATGATCCTCACGGCGGAGCGGCTCGACCGGGAGCGGCACAGCGACTATAACGTGACGCTGGTGGCCGAGGACCAGGGCCCGGAGCCCCGCCGCACCGTGCGGCCCTTCACCGTCACCGTCACCGATGTGAACGACAACGCGCCCGCCTTCCCCCGCTCCGTCTACCGCCTGTCGCTGGCGGAGAACAACCCGCCCGGGGCCCAGCTCGGTACCGTCCGGGCCCGTGACCCTGACCTGGGCGTGAACGGCCGCCTGACCTACCGCCTGCTGCAGCAGCGGGAGCCGGGGCCGGGGCCTGGGCCTGGGCGGGGGCCCGGGCCGGAGCCGGGGCCTGGCCTGCAGCCTCCTGCCGTCGCTGTGGAGCCTCACAGCGGCTCCCTGTTGGCGCTGCGGCCCCTG
Proteins encoded in this window:
- the LOC132816353 gene encoding protocadherin-8-like; this translates as MSGGSGRVRVAVPVCSPSREPRCLLLLLLLAPILSECKTVRYSTYEEQEAGTVIGNLAADLQLEAAGGAESGFRLMPECNGSVPLTVRVTVRERDGELTVASRIDREQLCGQQEPCLLLLDVVSFSRDRFLLIHVEIQVLDINDHWPEFPHSHIELEISESSAPGTRLPLPAARDADTGSHSVRGYELSVNGHLELELPPGAGPGAGEQPLPLLVLVKPLDRETQDELKLQLRARDGGEPPRSGDARLTVRVLDDNDNAPAFESGSLELELPEDTAPGSVLLQLEARDPDQGANGELRYSFSPRLEAAARRLFRLEPRSGRLSLHAPLDHEARDRFELEVEARDLGARPRASSCRVTVRVLDVNDNAPEIRVSALWPGLAGTSTGTGTSEAAAASGLASITEAAEPGSFVALVSVWDRDSGANGRLSVSLLGPRQLELRAAYGNNHHMILTAERLDRERHSDYNVTLVAEDQGPEPRRTVRPFTVTVTDVNDNAPAFPRSVYRLSLAENNPPGAQLGTVRARDPDLGVNGRLTYRLLQQREPGPGPGPGRGPGPEPGPGLQPPAVAVEPHSGSLLALRPLDREELPELELLLQATDGGSPPLSGSTTVRLVITDRNDNAPLITHPPGPLPAPGPGPAPPGNRSAAAASAAKMALPGGAPRGYLAARVRAQDPDEGPNGRLSYRIVSGEPPGLFTIRSDTGEVYLGRPLPPPVSPGPGAGALRLVVAVSDGGLPSLSSTVTLSFTVGPEPPPEAPAAAAASPGPGQRSWDTSFTVIAVLAAGCVALLLAIVGIASSCGTGGKTGREGDAAAAAGGDKANGYPPGESGRAAEPECFHSIPDFANPALHPVAIWQGKHFTLDKSELAHQTQDRFSGKDSGKGDSDFNDSDSDISGVGLSKRSALSQKHNGLWSCTNECKILGHSDRCWSPSSRGPSIYRSTTTTQHLTSLGKSTSLPRDLLRKDTYYQALLPKTAGLQSVYQKITCDESETTNSVIVPLYHSVGSKSHIPPTNISSINVSSVHSQI